In Glycine max cultivar Williams 82 chromosome 15, Glycine_max_v4.0, whole genome shotgun sequence, the DNA window TATGGCATCTAAGTGTTATGTGGAGATATACTCCTTCCTTGAAGAAGTTacctcaatctcaataacatgGAGCACTAGCTCAATCTCATGTAGAGAGATACTCCTTCCTCGAAGAAGTTACCTCATTCTCAATAATATGGAGCATCAACTCAATCTCATATGGAGATATACTCTTTTCTCGAAAAAGTTACCTCAATCTCAATTATGTGAAGCACCAACTCAATCTCATGTGAAGATATACTCCTTCCTCGAAGAAGTTACCTCAATCTCTTGTAATGTGGAGCACCAGTTCCATCTCATACTACTAAACAATCATATGTCGAAAACATGATATCAAACATATCCTATTTATACTAATTTGtagcaattttaattttctactaTTGATtgcatcttatcttatcttagtTATCTTATAtagaaatatgaaataaatgtaatatcttatcttatgtatcttatatataaatacaaaataaatctaatatcttatcttgttttatttatcttatatataaatacaagATAAactaatatgttttaaaaaatagaagataaaacaaatattcCTTTTTGTCTTATCtaaactatatatatgtattttctatcttgttagttttttatattaaatattattattatttttgggatGTTACATTTCTCCCCTCTTTTAAGAATTTCGTCCCCAAAATTAACACCAACTTAACATGTAGTAGGTCAAAAACAGAAATATTTGACACTGGAGAATCAATTGACATTTTTCGCATAACAAATAGTTTACTAAAACAAcatataacacaattcaaggCAACCAATGCATACTAAGTATGACAACAAAACAAGATGTCGACAAATATTTAAGATTAGTATGCAACTTTCATAGTTCTAACAAGCAATCCTATTCTGAAAAACAAAATCCTATACGctcatatttgattttttttaggtgGTGGTGATAACAATGGTGGTAGTGATGAATAtgttttttctaaaactaaaaGTCAAATTTACGTATctatttttcttggttttgaaaatgaatataaaagttttttatattgaattaaaaatcatttcaactttattttaaccaaacatgttttgttttaaaaattggacAATTGAAAACCACTGCCTCAAATGgagtttataattataataaatgtaataacaattgtttgacaaaattaattaaaaagttagttaGTAGCTAAAAGATGATAGGAAAAGCTAGCTCATTAAGATATAattgtttaacaaaattatCTATTGAAATAACTGATAAATGtaacatgataaaaatatacatgtttatatgatatttttatataattttgatattattatattgataaaaaatatattttggaatatttataattttagttgttaattaatttaaaagtattttaattttttatttatattttactttcaattatcttaatttttcacGTGTGTTCTACTATTCAACTTATACTatatctaaatatattttaaatcaaatttaaaattaagtcaaaatagtatatttttaaataaacatcaTACTTGCATTATGTTAATAGTGTaatggttaaaataaaatatgtaacataaaaatattgagacaacaacaaaaaataaataaaataaagttattatctATTAATATCAATCTCTTGAAGTATAAAcgccaaaataataaaataaatattgtaaatagtataatggttaaaataaatagtgtaattaatataaaaatatcttaaaaataataatgaaaaaataaaaataaatcatatcgTTATCAGTATCTTATGcagtaaaatagtaaaaataggAAAATCCTATCTTATGTATAGAAAAAgggtaaaaagaataaaactcTATCTGATGAGTctaataattaagaataataaaaattataataaaatcttaccttatatatagaaaaaagtaaaaataaatttaataaatactttgacaaaagaaaaaaaattaaaaattaaaagttaacgttttaaaatattacttaagGTAGAGTCTTAAAGTAGcgtaactattaaaaaaatttgttaccaAATACTGGATAAACCAAATTTTTtatctagtaaaaaaaaattaaaaattattgaaactgACGTGCTAAACATAAtcctattataaatattttcaaaaataaaattaattaaaaagattcaaaggacagTAGTAGTTCTTTGCAAAGATAAGTGGCAGCTTAGCTAAACAGTACGtaatatatgaattatatattGTGAAATGTCCTAGTTTAATAGGACAGGGAATATTTTCAAGCCACCTTGTTTCTCATTGCTTGTTGGCCGACCAAAGTGGGAATAGACTTATGACAAACAGATGAGACCAGTGAAAAGAAGAGAAGTTTTCTCATTATGTGAAGTAACCGGCCTCAACTAAGTATGCATGTGTAGTGTACTTGTGCATGAGGCCGGCTAGATGTACAATTTGCATTATTAACTTGAATTAATAATTTCCATGGCTATCACCAAAACCCATTGtctctttccctcttttttcACAGAaactctctttgatttttcggCCATTATACCTTTTCAATCTCCAACAAATAAAATTCCGGAAGATAAGAGTCAAGGGAGAGGCTAATACTtccaaaaataggtttttttttaccaataggAATAGAAAACAGATACTAAAGAGAATAAAATGTATCAcattaacaattaacaatatGATATAGTGGTGATATATAGTATTCTTTATAGCCATGATTATTTTTTGTACGTTAAGTAAGTTTttagtgtttaaatttttataaacttcaatttttatttcctaaataaaaatttgataggTCAAAGTTtctcaacttttaaaaatttaaatttttagttcctaaataaaaatttaaacccattatttttatttatttaatgagatttcagaaaaaaaaaactgagttttttaaaaatttaaagactaaaaatctTAATGAAAGAAGTTGAATAATCTTAACtagtcaaaccttttgtttaaagactaaaaactaaatttcaaaaaattttaaaactaaaaacttaCCTAATCCTTTTTAGTATAATGTAACATAATGTTAGTATAGACCCATAATATCTATATGCTAATAGTTGAATTTCGGTTGGATAAAGtttttttcaacaataatactaataatgacaaactattaataaaaaaaataatgactttAGAAGAATATATTCATATacttaaatatgaaaattttcaaaataaataaatacactcACAGTAAAACTCATCAGatgagataaaagaaatatttttaataaactttgcTACAAaacttgtaaaataaataaactaacttGTAAAAAAGTATAATCAACTTTCTTATGTACAAATAAATCCCGTACATCAAGCATGATATGTCTACCACGGTAAAAAGCTATTTCATAAATACAACTTTCACGCGCAATGTTTATACATCATGCATGATATTTGTACCACTGTTTCGGAATAAAGCTTGAAACTCAAATTCCTTTACGTACCGTTGTGGCTACTTGTATTTGGATAGCACATCAACTACCTCTTTGCAAATTAAAATTACCctttttttcctattaagcTCGTGTGTAGACATAAACTTTTGCTTCCCCTGGACACGTAGAAGCACACCGAAACACGTTGATGAAAGATGGAGTCCTAAATGGAGTTGTGCAAACTTGGACCCAATTTCTTACTATTGCTATAAATTCCTTGGTTAAAAACTCTGAGTATGTCATGCTTAATTTGTTACAAAAGCATTGCATGATCGCTTTCAAGTAACAATTAAAAGAGGAAGATCGTGTTAGGTGATTGATAAATGATACTGTTCAACTTTTTGGAATATTTACGACATTGGCAATTGTGTTAATGTTAGATTACAACTTTTGATCGATGAAATATAGATAATCaatatcatttgatttgtactCGAACCCAAATAgtccaaacaaacaaaaaaattgttttttcttattgttgttgtcctaattttttaattgcctATCATTTCTAAACATCTTACTCTCCTTGACACTCTTTTCTTAACTAGGGTTAAACTAATGCTTAAGGGTTTGAGTAGTTAATAATTAACCGTGGGTTTAGATAAATATACGTAAGTCTTGTTGACAAGCAAGATATTAAAgaattaatacataaaaattctAACTCCAAGGAGTTAGTTACGTAGAGATTCTTAATTCCAATGTAAAGTAAATATGTTGCAAATTTGAGCCTTCACTCTTTTATTTAAGATACACTAAATATACATTTTACTTAATATGTTTTAGGCATCAACAATATTGGATTTACTGAAAGGGACTTCATAGTATGTTTAACTAAGGTTTGAATCTTTGTTGGGAGAGGTGTCCACGTTTAGTAGCTGATCAAACCTCAAACAAAATTGTTTCCGAAGGAGGAGAcctatggaaaaaaaaaaatcaatcatttataaagaatctaaaatatattttagcatataaatttatttgtagCTCGAAAACCTTATTCTTTATttcctaaatttttatttttcagtaaaaaaaaccatacataattttctttaaaattagggAAAGCAATTGACAAATTTTCCggagaatattttattttgaaagaattGGTCCTTTCTCATAAAAGATTTGTACATTATTGTGTGTCAGTGCGGCAAAGCCTCGACTGATAGATTCTTCTTATAGATGACAACCAACTAAAAATCCATATAGCAGAATGAACTTTTAACAAACGTAAAACCATAAACCATGGGGAAAAAAATGTTGCATGGCCTTGTTGAACTGGCAATTcttgaatttgttttaaaaatactatcttttgcatattaaattataaactatGTAAAATCAAGTTTTACTCCCTGGCTAAGAGAATCCAGGTATTATTCTTCAATAATACCAttgtttagtgtttattttgcaTCTTGGAAGCTAATTTTGAAGCATTAAAATGCATAGAGTATGCTGTCTCTTTTAAAAAGGCTAACTGCACCCTCATGTGCAAACAGTGACTACTGACTAAGGTCATAAAATCACTCTAATCCTTgcaaatttttttcttccagGCTTCAGGCACCTCAATTCAGTCAATTGTAACAATGAAAGGCATAAACAGGTGGCTATCCTTCTATATGGATGAAAGTGTTAACCACGATTTCGCCATCCGAAGGTATTGCCCTGCAAGAATGGAGCAAGAGCAAGGAGGAGATAAGTGCCAAGACCAAGAGGCACTAGTTTTTTATGACACTGAATTATGTTCTTCTGATGCTACCAGCAGCACTCCTTGTTTGGCTTCATCTGAGGTTGATGACTTTGTTGATAGCTTCATCAACATGGATCAGTATGAGTACGTGAATGAAGATCAAGGGTTCCAAGAGAAGCATCGAAGTTTTGACCACTTTGTGGTGAATGATGAGGATGAGGCTGATGCATACTCCATTGTGAATGGTGTCTTTGAATATGTTCCAACCACCTTGGAGGATTCAGAATTGGAGATCTATGAAGATGTCACAACAGCCATGTTGGAGGAAGAGGTTGCAATGAATGGCTCTTTTTGTGCTATACCTGAGTTTGTTGTGCCTTGTACACAAGAGGCCAATCTTGGTGTGGACCAAGGGTTAGACTTGGTTCACATGCTTTTGGCCTGTGCTGAAGCTGTGGGGTGCAGAGACAACCAGCAGGCAGAGTTGCTTCTTAGCAGAATTTGGGCTTTGGCAAGTCCTTCAGGAGACTCGCTGCAGCGAGTCTCCTACTGTTTTGCCAAAGGATTGAAGTGTAGGTTATCACTGCTTCCTCATAATGTCATTGCAAATGCTACACTTTCCAGTATGGATGTGCCTTTCATTACTAGGGAGAATAAGCTGGAAGCTTTTCAGCTTCTGTACCAAACCACACCTTACATTGCCTTTGGTTTCATGGCTGCAAATGAAGCCATATGCCAAGCATCACAAGGAAAGAGCTCAATACACATTGTTGATTTAGGAATGGAGCATACCCTTCAGTGGTCTTCCCTAATAAGGGCCCTTTCTTCAAGGCCTGAAGGGCCTCCAACACTCCGGATCACCGGATTAACTGGCAATGAAGAAAACTCAAAACTTCAAGCTAGTATGAATGTGCTTGTGGAAGAAGCAAGCTCATTGGGAATGCATCTTGAATTCCACATAATTTCTGAGCATTTAACTCCATGTCTTCTTACTATGGAGAAGCTGAACTTGAGAAAAGAAGAAGCTTTATGTGTCAATAGTATCTTGCAGTTGCACAAATATGTCAAAGAAAGTAGAGGCTATCTGAAGGAAATTCTTCTATCAATAAAGAAGTTAGGTCCAACTGCACTTACAGTGGTAGAGCAAGACACAAACCATAATGGCCCTTTCTTCCTTGGGAGATTTTTGGAATCACTGCACTATTACTCGGCCATATTTGATTCTCTTGAGGCAAGTATGACAAGAAATAGTCAACACAGGATGAAAATAGAGAGATTACATTTTGCAGAGGAAATTCAGAACGTTGTAGCTTATGAGGGTCCAGATAGAATAGAAAGACATGAAAGGGTAGATCAATGGAGAAGGCAATTAGGCCGAGCAGGATTTCAGGTAATGCCACTGAAGTGCACTAGTCAAGTTAGAATGATGCTTTCTGTTTATGACTGTGACGGATATACATTGTCCTATGAGAAAGGAAATCTTTTACTTGGGTGGAAAGGAAGGCCAGTAATGATGGCTTCTGCATGGCAAGTTGCAAGTGTGTGATTTTCCCTATTAAGAAACAAGGAGCAGAATGATCATGCACTTCTGCATATTCACTCATTAAAGATACAAAATTTTCCAAGTATGTTTTGAGTTAGCTATTTGTGATTGTAATTCTTGATCAAGGAATTCAGTCCTAGAATTCCTATGGTAATGTTTCAGATATGAAAATAATCTACTGCCGGAAGGAGAAAAAGATATACGAAGTTTTCGAAGACCATTGGAACTTGCCAAGAAATATCAAATTGAAGATAGCACATCAACTTTTGAGTCTTTAAATCCAGTTTTGCAGATAGCACATAAACAATGCAAGAATTTAGTTATTATTGTTTAGTATTTCAgtaataatacttttttaatgAGTTGTTTTTCtgcaatatttttcattttgtccCTCTTCCTGTGCTTCCTTTTGATTGATAGTTTGTGTTAATGTTTttctatatgaaaaaataagtgCAAATGGTAGAGGAATGGGTGAAAAAGAGAAACATCACCTCAACTTTGGTTTCATAGTTCCTCATATTGATCTGTAGAAATAATTCTTATCAAGTTCAAATCAATAAAAGTATCTTCAGTTTGATAGAAAAACACATGTTAAAGTGGGGAAAAATGTACGTTTAGTAATCACAACAATTGGGGATGTTTTCTCCATGTGTTATTTAAAATGCTTCCTGCAGGTATTGTAGGTGGCAATGACATTCTTTGGTCGTTAAAACCAGATGTGCAATTGTACCTTTATACCTTTGTAACTGTTATTAGGTGTAACTGCTATTCTCTTCTTAACAAGcataaatgtatatatatggAAGTTAGCTTATTCATAGGTCTAAGAATTAGCATATCACTGAGCACATAGATCAATTGGTACAGTGTTGTTAGCTTAACCAGAGGTGTCAACTTCAAGTCCAGGATACACAGTTGTGTTAAATATTCGAAGGAATAACTATACTGCCCATAGTAGTCTTATCTGACCCGAATAGGATAGCATCCAGTGGAGGATATATACTTGTAgtctatacaaaaaaaaaacaaaaggctaAGAATTAGCCTGTCAGCTTGTAATTAAGCAGTATTTATTTGAGAATGCTGTAATTGGAGAAGATGGTTTAAGAGAAGGGAGTGAGAGAACGAAATGAAGTGTGTAAAGGAGATCATACATTCAGACTAGCTTAATAGGTGAAACACTTAAAGAAAACATGCATGAAACTCAATTGGTTGCTCCTTTGAATTTATGTCTTTACCATCATCAAATAGGCATTATAATTTCACATAACAATAAGAAATTCAACTTATTGTCTTCAAATCCAATCTGAatcattcttaaatttatacACCAAACAATGTCCTAATATTAGCCAGAGGATGTCTCTCACTTGTTTCTGTATATTTACAGTTTTGTCTAAATGTAGATTAATTACTTGGATTTATTATATACAGAAGCATTAGTTTTAACATAGAAAACATTAACCAAGGTCCTACTCAAAGTTGTGTTTGATGCATTGAGGAACAATAAAAGCAAATAGCACATGCAATTAGTGAAGTGACATGTGATATATAGCATAACTTCTTAGATGTTTGGTGGTGTATGTCCAATGCATAAGGGAAAATGGATGCATAAGGAGGGTTGAGGGAGTGGTGGAGTCTCCGGAAAAAGGGCTAATAAGAGGGGAGAGAAAGAAAGGGCTATTTGCATTTAAACCCTATTGTCATTAATGGGTACCTTTTTGCATAAATTACCTAAAAGTATAAGAATTGTTTTCATCTAAATCCTATACTGCAAATAATACTAATTTTTACAGTAATAACATAATTGCTTAccctaaaaaaacataatagcttaagaaataatcattaatgttttgacaaaaattaacatttttttatgtattgaaTCATGATTAAACATTATTatactatataaaataaaaatttaattaaattgaaaataaaatcttgGAAGTTTcaggtaaaaaaaatagatattgaaATTTAGGTTGTGTTTAACAATAAAATCAATTAACACATAATATGTCCTACAAAATTAGTAAACAAAATAGATGAAATTATTACAActccaaataaatatataaaaaaatcacagtCCTTTAAAAGAAATTACGTAAAATTCTTATAAATTGGTATGAGTTTTTAATGTGATAACGATTGCTTATAATTTgacataagattttaaaaataataacaacaaaagtGAGGGTTATTAGAAAGCCTATTAGAAATGATGCATtagctttgagcaaattcatcAGTGTCATGCATTGGTTGAAGAGATCCAAATGCTTAAGGTGAAGTTTCATCACTGCCAGATATCTCACGTCTTTTGCAAACCAAACCGCTGATGTATGTATTTGTAATGCATGGACTCTCTATGCCtagttcttctatttttttttcttttattatttaacctttttttcagTTAATATATAaggttaaagaataaaataattctatattctatatataaaaatatatagaaaataaataaaattcattttttataaataactaaaactaaattaaggaattaaaataaatatttaacaaattaattaaaaattctagattcatagaaaaaaaagatagatttaaatagaataaatacaaaatataagcGGGTAGTCTTTTATCTATAaggcttaattatattttttaataccttTACTTTAGGAGATTTGCTTTTTTagtactttaaataaaaatttatattgttagtcttttaaatttgaaaattgttcTTTTCGGTTTCTCAGCCAAAATTTGAGactaaaatatgtaattttttatttaaaggaaaagactaaacatttttttatttgaaaggctaaaaaatataaaattttattcgaagaattaaaaaaaaaaacagactaACCTTTATTTAATTAGGTTCCTTCTTTTATTCCAGTTCCCTTAACGGGTAATACCGCTTGTACTCACTTTCCCCGTGATTATTATTAAATCTTGGCTGTGGGGCTGACAAGTTAATAATAGTCACGTccagcaaaaaagaaaaggaaaaacaaatgattcttaaagttaataattgttaaaattattaattaaaattcatggtaaagttaagagttattaaaaataaagttaaaaagacATTTAGGAATAATAATGTTTAGAATTTACTCAGAATGCCAGATGAAAGAAATTCAGTAAATTTGTATAATTATCAACTCACATCTTTTATATAGGTAAGTATATGCTATGTAGATAGTAAGATTTGAAATTTGGAAACtaaaatcaaacaattaaaaataatgaaatcaaaATGTTACAATCATTGTATTATGAGATTCAAAAGTATAATAAAACCTATGGATGCGTTAGTGATCAAATCAAAGCTCTTTGATCtaatacaatatatttttaacagaAAATGGCCCAAAACCATTAGAGGAGGTCCATGATAATTTGGCCCATATAAATCCTGTAGATACC includes these proteins:
- the LOC100814931 gene encoding GRAS family protein RAD1, giving the protein MKGINRWLSFYMDESVNHDFAIRRYCPARMEQEQGGDKCQDQEALVFYDTELCSSDATSSTPCLASSEVDDFVDSFINMDQYEYVNEDQGFQEKHRSFDHFVVNDEDEADAYSIVNGVFEYVPTTLEDSELEIYEDVTTAMLEEEVAMNGSFCAIPEFVVPCTQEANLGVDQGLDLVHMLLACAEAVGCRDNQQAELLLSRIWALASPSGDSLQRVSYCFAKGLKCRLSLLPHNVIANATLSSMDVPFITRENKLEAFQLLYQTTPYIAFGFMAANEAICQASQGKSSIHIVDLGMEHTLQWSSLIRALSSRPEGPPTLRITGLTGNEENSKLQASMNVLVEEASSLGMHLEFHIISEHLTPCLLTMEKLNLRKEEALCVNSILQLHKYVKESRGYLKEILLSIKKLGPTALTVVEQDTNHNGPFFLGRFLESLHYYSAIFDSLEASMTRNSQHRMKIERLHFAEEIQNVVAYEGPDRIERHERVDQWRRQLGRAGFQVMPLKCTSQVRMMLSVYDCDGYTLSYEKGNLLLGWKGRPVMMASAWQVASV